A window of Magallana gigas chromosome 8, xbMagGiga1.1, whole genome shotgun sequence genomic DNA:
TGGTTCTATTTAGCATACTCGGTTGAAAACTTTGTGTTTTTCctattcaggttttttttttttgcaaaattgctGATTAATATCCCCGTCTGGAAGTTAAACAAGGTGctcttttaattttttgcttGCCATATCTTCTGAAAGAGTAGATGTAGTGTATCTTTAGAGATGTTTAAAGCTGTTTTGAGTGCCTCTGATGGTATGCTATCTGACCTCAGCTGGTTTATGGCTAAAGTTTTTAGATCTCAATCTTGCTTGATAGAAAATAATCGATTAATCGTGAAGTCCGAAGGATTGAGTGGCATTTTACTTTCCCACAGCTCTTTAAAATGGCCCTtaattccatatacatgtacgacgTTGTTGTACCTTGTCTAATAACTGATTCCCCGACTTGTTTTAGACTAATTTCTCTTGTTAACTACGTATTCCATGCAATcagtttaattgtttatatcataCTAGTCTTTTATGTTCTCTTGTCTAAAAATATTCTTCCAAAGAACTATACGAAGCTAAATTCTTTGATATCAGATTGTGATGTCCAAAAAGTAAGCTTCTTTCatacattgattatatatatgtcaaattttgaaacatgagAATATTTGTGAGTTTTTAGATTATTTTAGAAGAgcttgtataaaaaaaagtttcatctAAAAGGATAAAATAACTGACATCGTACAGGTAAGCGATATGACCCATGGGTCTCTTTTTCGATGACCTCGAATTTCTCCTTCCAGTAAgctttattttgattataatccttttaaaatgttctttgCCACTATTGTATACTACtgattgtaaattttaagtaaatTAATCAAGATATAGCGAGTTACTTTTTAACCCGTTTTGGTTAGAGTCTTTTTGTGGGAGGGATTGGGAATAGACTAAGAGGTTGCACTTACTGTTTATTTAAAGTTTACCATGAATACCGTTATTACAATAGGTCAAACATTGCTTCCATTGACCAAAGCTAAAATGAAATCAAGTCTGAAATCATTCTGGTCGAATCAGAATTCGAATACGAATATACACAGTACGACTTGTTCATAATTAacaccggaagttatgacgtaGTGGGGTGAATTTGTGGAAAATATCACGCctattaaaatttcttcaaaatggTACGTGCAATACTTATTGTTTGTTAGATTAGATTGCAAAACATTCTACATGTTTGGTTTTTGATTAAGGTTTGTGCGCTCTGACAGATGCCCATCGTGTTAACTGTGTTGTGAATTCATGAAATCggtgtaaataataaaatatgaaaattgtgtAGCGGCTAGGTTTTGACATAATTTTAACTTTACTTTGACATCTGTATCGTTTACTATTTGAACtgttaaattatgaaattactCCACTCGTTAAAATGGAAAACTACAAGTTTTTCTCATGTTGACACATTCATTTGCTGTATCCTATGGTATGATATCTGATAACACATTTCAAGTTAAAGAGTATACAGACAATTCATTGTTACAGAGGATGGTCCTTGCGGCACATTATGTAATGTTTCATTGTATTATTTTCAGATGCAGTTTATGTTACTGTTTAGTCGTCAGGGAAAACTGCGGCTACAAAAATGGTACATCGCACACCCAGATAAACTGAAGAAGAAAATCACTAGGGAATTGGTTGCTTTGGTGCTATCTCGCAAGCCTAAAATGTGTAGTTTCTTGGAGTGGAAAGATCTGAAAGTTGTGTATAAAAGGTATTCCATTTGTGTctgtgaaatgaaaaataaagttaaattgtACATTATCTTTGATCATATTCGACAATAGTACTGTAGATATTATGTGTTTAAAGCCTAAATATATTTGTCATTGTGTTTTCACAGATATGCTAGTCTATATTTTTGCTGTGCAATAGAGGCTGAAGACAATGAACTTCTTACACTAGAAGTCATTCACAGATATGTAGAACTTCTGGATAAGTATTTTGGAAGTGTGAGTATGAGTGATTTATTACTGAATTCAGCAATATGTTTGGCTTTTCAAATGACATGTTCACTTTGTTTTGATGAAACATTGTAGGTATGCGAACTAGACATTATCTTCAACTTTGAGAAAGCCTATTTTATGCTGGATGAGCTTCTGCTGGGGGGAGAAGTTCAAGAGACCAGTAAAAAGAACGTCCTCAAAGCAATCGCTGCCCAGGATCTTCTACAGGAGGTGGGTCATGTGAGAGTGAGGCTCAAAGTCAGAACTCGCTCACAATTAAAAATCAGTGTATCTCCTCATCTTACTCATAACTCAGTCCCTGGAATCTTTAGTAAGAGGGAGGGGTCTGCATTCTTGCTATGTACAGCTAATGACTAGTATTATAGAGCTTTAATTAATGGAATATTGTATACTCATTGCACAATATAAATTACGGTAGGCTAGTAGATCTTATAAAGAATGACAGAATATTGTTACACATTGTAACACATCGTACCTTAACCTAATACATGTAGTGCAATCTTTCAATACTTTGTGAGGTTGTATTCAGTCTATGAAATACAAAACTATAACCTTCAGTAACCTTCAGTATCCATCACCTACACATTCATTATAAAATGACCGTCAAACAACTACAAATGGAGATTCAACAAGTAGATTAACCAAAACATTTTACTGGAAAAAGTTATTGCATATCATAGTCTGATTAGATAGCATTACGAAAGCCTGTGTTAGCTTTTCCTAAATCAAAACTTAATGTATTTAATTCTATTAAGCATTTTGGTTGTGTTACACCGTTGTAAAGACATGAATCCTGCACTGCCTCACGAGAAGAACGCTGGAGTTTGTGGCTGTTTACTGGGTCACTGTGTCCTTGACAGTTTCCTGTTTTATCTATGACTGTGTTATTCTTGATTTTGCTAAAATtagtaggtttttttttttgctaattcATGGACAATAATTGTCAATATTAAGATGACTGGCAAGGCAGATTTCTTTGTTAATTAACACTGATCAAACCGATTGTGTTCAAGCAGGTGGTAGGCATCCAACTTATAAATACTAGTTCAGGTAGAACAGCAGTATATATACAGTGAACTGTAAAGTAACCTTTACAGTCTCTTTTTTACCCCTCCAAGCTTTTGATTATGTCAATATGAGacagatgaaattaaatatttaagtataCAAGTATTACCTCCTTTCTAAGAAATAAGATTGTTCTGTTTTTGTGTGGTGGTATTATAACCCAAGTTTTTGTTTAGCCCAATGTATGATTTAGATTATCCTGGTATTTGActtatacaatgtattatttttGCATGATATTTATCCTACGACTCAACAAATGCATGACAGATTAGTCATTTCTTATACTTGTATACCTTGCACATAGACTTAGTTTGTATGATACTCAGAAAGGTTCATCATAATGAATCTAGTAACTAACAGATTCTTCTTAATTGTGTAGAAAAACAATTATTACAGAAGGTAAAATCCTAAAATGATGGTTCAGTTGAAACCTTGGTTCAAAAATGATATCgatctttgttttcatttcaaaggtttatttggaaaataatttaCTGGTGTCCATTTGAGCTATAAATGCTGAGATATGTATGTGAAATACTGTAAACGGATTATATTTAGCTTgtatggtattttgcggaatttgattttttaagcaGTTTAGTGTAGATTTTATTTAGCGCATTCTTGATTTAcctataaatttacatatatgcaTGACATTTAGCAATGTACCGACTTGATTTAGCTGAACTGGCTTTATGCTAAAaccgctaaatagaatacagagctaaatgtaatatgtttacagtaattgCCCATATATCCCTGGTTTTGGTAGATGCTAGACACTCACCCCCGTTCAATAACACCAGCAATGCTTTACGTGTACTGATAGTTGTTCGTAGatcattttcaaatattgtatttattgttaaattacTTCGTTCAGTTGTTTTAGTGCCGGTATATTCTAAGGAACTATATAACAGGAGCTATATTTTAGATGTTAGTAGTTTTTACCAAACGTTTAAGCAAAATTTTGGTGAATAAAATGATGCACAAAATaggtttacataaacaaaacttACTCAGAGGAATTCACGGAACATTGAGAATGGTAACAGAATGTGGGTAAATCTTCAAATCCtagttttatttctttacatttttgaaatacagcaaatgttttggaaaaaaaacctgtaaGGTCTGTGTGATATTTGGTAAAATTTCTAACTTTCTCAGGGGATtggtttcattgaaaaattattaaatatggTACTTAATTGACAAAAACCTAAAACAAGCAGCTTTTACGTTGTCGAGGAACTTCTGTTATTgatacattaacattatatGATGGAAGTTtggattaaatttaaattatgattattgaAACAGaatgtgattttaattttatagaaattgGGATTTTCTTCATGAGACTGCaggaaaaagaaatttaaaccTATAATAAATCAAAAGATCCTTAGACTAATTGTCATAAGAGTAGAACAGTACCATTTCATTGTTAACATTACACTCTGCATTGATTTTAAGTATTGAACCCATTTTTCTAAGGTTGATGAATTTATTGAGGAGGGTAAGTGGccatgatatcattttatctttACATACATGAAACTGATAGCCAGGAATCAATGCAGTTTATAACAATCATTTTGACAGAGCACatgacaaaatacatttttagaccttcaaaaaatatttctcctcaGCTGAAAATGGGTAGAGATTGATTTATTGTCATGTGACCTGTCTATTGTTACatcataaatatgtaaaacaattGTAACTTGGAAACCTATGCCATATTGTATGGTTAAAACCTCTACTATTGTAAAACTTACACCATATTGTATGGTTAATGCCATAAATATTGTAATACTAGTAACTGGAAGTATACACCTCACTGTATGACTGGGATGTAATAAGTATAGCCTTAATTGAAGGATGCTCACCTTTGGGTCCCTGTTTATATATACCGTTAATAAGTTTCCAGTATAAGTTGAAATCaggtattttgattattttataatttataacagGACGTCTTTAACAAGTTCAGTTTTAGGTACCTAGCTGTTTTTGTCAGTTTTGGGtgtaaaagaaagaaattcttttacaaaattGTCAAGTTCCAGAATGACTTGTCAAATGATGCTATGCAATGTGTTTGTAAAATCATGTGGTTTCTCAAATGCATTTACTAAACATTGGTTATAAGATTTGATTAGACTGTAGAATGATGGACAATTTTTCAACAGACAAAACACCTTGTACAGTTTAGATGTCATTAATGATAGAAGTTTCTTAAACTAATGAAGATGATAGAGTCTTTGTTAGTGAAGAGTTCATACACCTTAGAAGCTCAACATGCCAATGATTGacctttgttttattatttctgaAGGATGAGGCTTTTGAAACGGCCCTCAAAGAGCAAGGTCTTTACTAACGGCGGGACGTAACGGTAGAATTTTACTCTTCGTCTCTTTTTCCTGCAGTCTTTTGCATGATAGTGGCGTCCTTTTGCCCTGTCTAGTGCCAGTACTGTGTGTCACTCTAGGTGTATGCCATTGCCAGGTGGTGTACTgttgtataattattatataaacgGCCTTAAGTAGGCCAGTGACCCTAGTAACAGGTGCTCCCTAAAGTATGCCAGATTTCTTGAAGAATTTTACAGGGGCCGTGATTTGATCTGTGTTGTTTGAGTATTGTCTCCATCTTTTCTCACTAACCATTCTCTGGTGCATGTCCGTGCTTAAGGTACTGCTCAAATATCTCTGTATAATGCTTGgcaatttgtttattcatttactCATATGTGAAGCATTCATTCACTTTATTTCTAAAAGAGTGTTTTATAACAGACAATTATGTAGAGATGAGGTATATATTAGTAGTTTCATAGTACAAGTATCTACATGAATATCTTACAGGAATGAGTACCTATACAAGTGTATGCTACTTCTCTTTATGTTTTGTTAGATGTTTGTTAGATGTTTTGTTAGATGTATTGAGTCTGTAtgtttctgtttgttttttgttgttgtttgctTTGGTTTTTCCTTCTCTCTTTTTTGATAATCAAAgtcatcaaaaataaatattttttaatagaataaagaaatatattttgaatagtgtaaggccacataaaataaatatttatagattctcatcctgatttgcaaaaatatgaGACGGGTtggtagattttatttttaattttttaaatatccatTTCGCAGTTTATGTGCTTGAAACAactgctcaattttttttaaatagtaaatGCTTacatgagtacacaaaccaatttgtaatcttttaattttgttttatttcacctGTTAATGCATGAAGACATTTGCATTCTTATGATAACGAACATGATTGGGATCAAACCACTATAATcaacatgtcaagcagccattaaAGGTTTGGAATTTTTGGTATATAGagcccaattttttttcactgaaaaaaatttttccatgcaatttttaaaaaaataaaataaaatacatatgggTGGGCCACTTTCAGAGGCATGTGGGGGATGAgaatcttaaaaattattttatatggactaaaatgtactttatttagctgtacttataaaacaaaatcaaatacattttgaaGTCTTCCTCCAAAGGCACCGACCAAATAGCAGTAGGGCTTAATtatgtataataattttataggatgttaatacatgtatgattaaagCAGTAAGGGAGTCAAATTGACAATCAAGTATTTTAAATGTTAGATTacaagaaataataaataattcatgGAAATAAACGTGAGTTGGAAATGGGGGATGGCATTAATTTATTATACAGTTTGAATGTTTTGGATGTTTTGAATACTCATCAGATTTGAGGTCAaacttatttaaacaaattgttgacaaaacaaaactttaCTTATTCCTCTTCCTAGCTGTTTGTTATGATGATCGATGATAACAAAAAATTCTAATGCCTGATACTAATTTTTTGCACGTGTGCATTATGTAAAACTAACATGGAACACATTCAAAGGAGAAAAACCGTCATATATGTCATGCACAGATAATGTGTTATATATTGCCTACCAATTGCTTGTTCATGTATCACATATGGTCAGTTTAATATTCCGTCTCAAGTTCTACAATTATGTTTCAAACTTAAGAATAGAAGTGCACCCATTGCTGGTTTGAcaattaaacatttcattaaaatatgcatttgtaatatacattgttaactattaaattaaagtttttttagTCATAAAAAGTCCTTTTCAATTCTTTCAGTAATCAACTACTCAGTGCTGTAATGAAGTTGATTACATTATTACACATGATGCCCGTTTATCCTATATATACAGTGGCTTTAATAATGCTTCAACAGCCACATTGCTACATTTTTCCATACCTATAatagatattattaaaaataatgggACTGCATGGTTTCACTCAGTGTAACAAAAGTATGTTACGTACCCCAAATTATCAGAAACCTATGGTCAATCTCACATTTGCTTCCTGACTGGGGGTTGACTTTACGAACATTTATCGTTGTCCATTAATGCCATTATCATTCTCAATCCACAATTGACTCTCTAGTTTCTAGTTGGTGTATCAATTAAGATCATGCCTTTTAAACGCTGTTGTCTAGAGACATATGCATGAACATTAACATGGTTAGTAAAATTTCCTTCAGGAATATGTGAAGGAGCCAATCAGATCAGACTGTGAATAATTCATGAGCACAAGAAATATTCAGTGAGTTGACCAACAGTCAGCAAGCAGTCTATAAAgtgtaaattaaattgttttctatGTAAGATTGACCTTGGATTTCTGACAATGGTTACCCCATAGAATAGATGTATTGAAATGATATCAATGACTCAttctatgatacatgtaataatattaaGCAGTTATAGTTTGATGAATTtgataattgtttatataatgcTTAAATGTTTACTTTCATTATACTACATATGTATCTAGGTTTTCTATAAAACAACATGCAGATGGTTACTTCGTTACAAacttgattaaaattttgattatactACATATGTACCAGTATaggttttctttaaaacaacatgCAGATGGTTACTTCGTTACAAACTTGACCTCCCTTTTATCATATTGAATACAACATACATCACACATCAACTCTTTTGCCCTCAGTGcaacatgttacatgtataatatatgatGTCCTCCTTTATTGCCCTCAGTGGTGTATATGTGCATGTATTAATACATCAACATGTTATAATATACAATGGCCTCCTTTTATACCCTCAATGCTGTATAAATAGATCCACATGTAATATTATGTCCTCATCTTATGCCCTCAATGCTTCTTTAATATATCAACATAATACAGTATTTGATATCCTCCTTTATTGCCCTCAATGCGGTATTAATATAtcaacatattataaaatatgatgTCCTCTTTTATTGCCCTCAATGCTGTATTGGTATATCAACATGTTATAATATATGATGTCCTCCTTTATTGCCCTCAATGCTGTATTGGTATATcaacataatattatattagtATATGATGTCCTCCTTTTATGCCCTCAATGCTGTATAACATATCAACATGTTCCATATGTTGTCCTCCTTTTGTCCTTTAAATATAACTGACCATTATTTCACACACCCTCTCATTTGCTCTCATTGcagtacaagtacatgtattaatgtatcAACATGTTATATATGATATGTCCTCCTTTTGTCCTCAGGAAGAGACTCCTCAGGGATTCTTTGAGGACCATGGTCTCGGTTGATTTGGCGGCTGCATGCGCATGGCACATGGTAGTCAGGAGGAGCGAGGAGAAAAAATTAACGGTTTTGGACACTGTACTAACATTGCCTGCTTTGGTTTGACCTTGTACTACATATTCATCCTTGACCCACTCCCTGACCTGTGAATTTGTGTAGCTGTGTTTTAATTAGTaataaattgttatcaaaaatatcaataaggaGAATGCTTACTAGTGccatgtaaaaaaataattctgtgaAGCAAAACAATTGTAATGCCTTTTGCTATTAAGCATTTAACCAGGTATTTGACTGTAAATAAAATGCATAGTGCTTGGGAGGTCTCATTATTGTGCCAGGAGATTTGTGTGTTGTCtttattttcaaggtattctCATTTAGTGCTGACTCTTGTTCAAGGATATTTCTATACCATGACAATGATCTTTTTGggagtcaatttttatttgttaaatcaTTATTGTCAGagttgggaattttttttccttgtgGAATTTATGTTGTGTTTCTTTAGTATCATTTGATGTCAATGCCCTAGAAGTATATGATGAGTTAGATAATTTAAGActagaaggtttttttttcacatttcaagTTTTCACTTGTGTAGACAATTGAATGAATTGATACATATTGACAATGtatgtatatcatatattttgaGGTCATGTCTTATCAAACAAATGTTAGATACATGGTACATAGATATATATCACATATGTTAGAGTTCTCACTTGGAGTACCAATGTAAATACTCGTTGGTCTGTCTG
This region includes:
- the LOC105344281 gene encoding AP-1 complex subunit sigma-2 isoform X3; the encoded protein is MMQFMLLFSRQGKLRLQKWYIAHPDKLKKKITRELVALVLSRKPKMCSFLEWKDLKVVYKRYASLYFCCAIEAEDNELLTLEVIHRYVELLDKYFGSVCELDIIFNFEKAYFMLDELLLGGEVQETSKKNVLKAIAAQDLLQEDEAFETALKEQGLY
- the LOC105344281 gene encoding AP-1 complex subunit sigma-2 isoform X1: MMQFMLLFSRQGKLRLQKWYIAHPDKLKKKITRELVALVLSRKPKMCSFLEWKDLKVVYKRYASLYFCCAIEAEDNELLTLEVIHRYVELLDKYFGSVCELDIIFNFEKAYFMLDELLLGGEVQETSKKNVLKAIAAQDLLQEESEEPKSLLEEMGFVSGP
- the LOC105344281 gene encoding AP-1 complex subunit sigma-2 isoform X2, with amino-acid sequence MMQFMLLFSRQGKLRLQKWYIAHPDKLKKKITRELVALVLSRKPKMCSFLEWKDLKVVYKRYASLYFCCAIEAEDNELLTLEVIHRYVELLDKYFGSVCELDIIFNFEKAYFMLDELLLGGEVQETSKKNVLKAIAAQDLLQEEETPQGFFEDHGLG